The nucleotide window GTGTATAGGAAGCTGGCGGAGCTAGCTGAAAAGGGTGCTGACGAGGGCTTAGCGCTGAGGGAGCTAATGTCTATCCAGGAGTTTCGCTCGATGGGGAGGGAGGCCGTCGCCTTCGTTAAGAAGGCCTACCCGCTACTACTAGAGGCATCGAGCGAGGAGAGGGCTAAGAGGAGCAAGGCTACCTTAGACGAGCTATCGGTGCTTAAGGAGGCCTCGGGCTTCTTAGAGGCAGAGCTGGGGATGAGGGTAGCGGTCTTTAGTGAGGAGGACCCCTCGAAGTACGACCCGAAGGGGAGGTCCTCCCTAGCCCTCCCCCTGAGGCCGGCGATATACTTAGACGTAGGCTAGCGCGAGTCGCGAACGCGCGGGAGCTCAGCTTAGCGCTATAGATCTTAGTGGCTGGGCTTAAGCTGCTACCGTAGCCAGCAGGGACACAGCCACCCAGAAGTAGGTGGCCACCGTCGCTATGTCCCCGATGGTTGTTATTAAGGGCGCTGATGCCACGGCTGGGTCAACGCTAAGCTTAGCTAGCGCTATCGGTAGGAAGGCCCCCACCATATCGGCAATGTAGCAGGAGATGACTAGCGCCACGAGGACTATCGAGGCTACGTTTAGCGCCGAGCTCATGCTCGCCGTAATGAACATGACCACCCCGAAGGCTATCGCGAAGGCCATGGGCCCTAGGAGGATGAGCATGAACGTACTTACCAGCATTTCTTTAAATAGCACCCTGAGGATATCGCTCTTCGAGAGCCTAAGTTCCCCTAGAGCCAAGCCCCTCAGGATTATGGTTGAGGACTGGGCGCCTATGTTACCTGAGTTATCAGCAAGCATCGGGAGGAAGGCCGCTAAAATAGCTACCCTCTCTATAATGTCAGCGAACGAAGCGACTATGGTCCCTGTGATGGCATTCATTAAGTATAGGTAGAGTATCATCGGGATCCTCTTCAGCGTCAGCCTTAGCGGAGGCGCAGCTATGTAGCTCCCTCTAACCGTCTCTATGAAGCCTCCGTACTTCAATAGGTCCTCAGAGTACTCTGTCACCAAGACGTCTAGTACGTCGTCTAGGGTCACTACGCCTAGGAACTTCCCGTTCTCGTTTACCACAGGCACCTCCGATAAGTCGTACTTTAAGGCGGCTCTAACTGCGTGCTCCCTATCCTCCAGTACGTCTACGACCACCGGCGGCTTTTGAGCATAGGCCTTCAGTAGGCTGTCCCTGGGCTTAGTTAGGAAGGACTTTACGTCCACCCACCCCACCAGCCCGCCGCCGTCGTCCACTACGTATATGTAGTGGTGCCTATCGTAGAGCCCGAGCTTATCCCGTGAGACGTAGCTCGCTATCGCGTCGCCCACCTTGACGTTCCAGTTAAAGACGGGGACCTGAGGGGTCATGACGCTCCCGACGCTCTCTGGCGGGTACTTGAGTAGCTTCACCACTTCATCGGAGAGCTCCTTGGGCATGGCCTCGATTATCTTGTTCCTATACCTAGGCGGCAGCCTCCTCAGCACGTCTGCGGCCTCATCTATGGGGAGGGAGCTTAGGATCTTAGGCAGCGAGCCTACGCCTTTAACAACTAGGATCTCGTAGAGCACGTCGTCCGGTAGCTTGTCTAAGACCTCTAGTAGGCTGGTCAGGTTCGACTTAGTGAGGAGCCTGTACCTCTCATCGTCCCCCAGCCTAACTACGATTGCGTAGGCTGACGGAGGGTCTAGGGAGTCGAAGGCCTCGGCCGCCTCCTCCACACGGCCTTGGTCGATTAGCTCGCGGAGCCTCTTGTAGAGTAGCTCTAGGTCTCTCTGATTGGGGCGGCTCATCTCATTGCCCAGCCCCTAGCCTCAGTACGACGAGTATTTAAAAGGTTGCCTCCTACGGCTACGCCTAGGCTCCTTCGACCCCCTCGGCGTATGGCGCCCGAGCACCACCTTAATTTAAGCCACCCTAGGGTGGCTTGGCTGAGCTTTGGCCCACAGCGTCCTAGGGCGGCTCTCGAAGCGTCCTCCTCAAGTCCCTGATGAACCTATCTACGTGGCTCCTCCTGACGTGGGGCATGACCACTATCCTAAGGAACCCTCTAGCTGTAGATACTGCCCAGCCCAGCTGCCTTAACTTAGAGGCCACCGCCTCGGCGGGGTAGTTGTCGAAGGCTATGCCGACTACGTTCATTAAGGGCCTCCTAACCAGCCTAGCCCCATCGACCTTCTCCACCTCATTGGCGAGGTAGGAGGTGAGCTCCATGCACTTAGCGACTACCTTCCTATAGCCCTCCCTGCCCAGGTGTTTAAACAGAGCCCAGACGGCTAGAGCTGAGGCGCCCGGCCTTGTTCCAGTTAGCGTAAATAGAGTAGCCCCTCCCCCGCTTAAGTAAGGTAGGTAGGTAGCTGTAGGCTTAGCTAGATCCCAGCTTCTAAATAGGATCCCTCCCGCTGGTATGGGTGCCATCCCCATCTTGTGGGGGTCGACGGTTACTGAGCATACTCCTGGAACCTTGAAGTCGAAGTCCGGCACTGGGTAGCCTAGCTCTCTTAGGAAGGGTAGGACGAGGCCTCCGAAAGCTGCGTCTACGTGTAGCTGAGCCCCATGCCTCAAGGAGACCTCGCTGAGCTCCCTGATCGGGTCGACGCTTCCTAGATCTGTAGAGCCAGCTACGCCGACGACAGCGGCTACTTCCTGGCTCGCTAAGCGCTCCACGGCGCCTACGTCGACCGCCCCGTCCTCCGTCACCGGGGCCTCGATTAGCTCCATTCTAAGCATAGAGGCCGCCTTGGCTATAGACGCGTGCGCGGTGGCTGGCGCTATTACCTTACGCCTGCCCGTGGCCTCTCTCGCTGACCAGAGCGCTAGGATATTGGCCTCCGTGCCCCCCGATACTATGAAGCCTGCGTCGCTTGGGCAGTGGAGCAGCTTAGCTAGCATCGATACTGCTTCCCGCTCTATTTCAGCGGTGGCTTTGAAGAGCCCTGGGTCTCCTAGGTTCTTCTCCATGTACCTATAGAACACTTTTCTAGCGAGGGGGTGTGGCTTCGTGCACATCGAGCCCAGGATCCTCCCTGAAGAGTACGTCGCATCCTCCTTCAGCCTCTCCTTAAGCTCAGCCAGTACCTTCGAGGCCTTAACGCCCTCCTCCTCCAAGGCCCCGCTCCCCCTACAGGAGAGAGCCTAGGCCAGCTAAGCTGCTTAGCCTAGACTTAATAGAGAGCAGGGCTTGGGAGAGCGCCCCCTCGTTATCATAGGCATCCGCTACCTTCCTCAGCTCCTCCCTGCTCCAGCTCCTCATTTCCTCGGCTAGCTTAACCATGAGCGGCACGGCTCTAACTATGTTGTCGACCACCGTGACGTTAGCAGCCTTAGCCGTCCTACTTAAGGGGTTTAGGTCCACGGCTACTACCACCTTACCCATCCTCCTAAGCGCCTCTGTGCGGTCCCCATCCTCTAATGGGACTAAGACCACGTCGGCCGCCAGTATCCCCCTAGGATCTACGCGCCTACGATGGCTGTGTAGCTCAGGTATCGTGGCTGAGGCAGCCTCGCCTACTCCTAATACCTCCTCAGCCCCCGCCTTTCTAAGCTCGCTGGCAATTAGCGCCTCTCTCTCATAGCTCCTATAGAACAGATTGACCTCCAGCCTCGCCCCTACTACTTTAGCTAGCTTAACTAAGTCCTCGGCCACGAGCGCAGCGGCGTTACCGTTAACTGAGACCACCGGCCTCTCAGCTAGCAGTAGGTAGGCTACCCCAGCCTTAGCTGCTTCAACCGCAAAGGGCTGGGTGGCTTCGCCTAGGAGGTAGTCTAGCGCCTCCCCCCTCCCGTGGGCTATTAGCCCCGCCTCAGCCACGAGCCCCCTCCTAAAGCCCTCGATTAACCTATGCCTAATCCTCAAGGACTCAGCTCTAGGATGGCTCAGCGGGACCTCTAGCTCCTCCATGGCCGCGCCTCCATCGCCTTTATCAGGAGGGTCAGCGCCTTGTTTAGAGGCGCCTCGATGCCTAGCTCCTCAGCCTCTCTAGCTATCGCTCCGTTAATGTAGTCTACCTCGGTCCTCCTCCCTTTCTCCAGGTCTTGGAGCATTGAGTTCTTATTGCCAGCGGTAGCCTTAGCTACTCTAAACGCCGCCTCTACCGGGTCTTCGCTCAGCTCCACCCCTTTCTTCGAGGCCACCATCCATCCCTCCTCCACCACCCTCCTCATTAGCTCCCTAAGCCACCCAGCTTCGAGGAGCTCTCCGTTCCTCAGCCCGGTCAAGGCCCCTAGGGGGTTTATCCCAGCGTTAATTAGAGTCTTTAGCCACACAGCCCCCTCCATGTCCTCGACCACCCTAGCCGGCAGCCCCGACGCGTTTAAGGCGTCGGCGAACTTCTCTAGGGCTGGGTGCCCGGTGCTTATTACGGTCTCCCCGGCCCCCGTGTGTTTAACTAGGCCAGGCTCGCTTAGCAAAGCTCCGTTGTTAGTCACCGCCCTAAACACCCTAGTTTCTAAGAGCCGCGAGGCTTCTCGCTCTACTCCAAGCCCGTTCTGAAGGCATAGAGGCACAGCTCCTAGCTTAACTAAGTGCTTGACTTGGAGCGAGGCCTGCCCGGTGTCGTACGCCTTGACCGTTATCAACACTAAGTCGAAGCCCCCCTTAATGTAGCTAGCGTCTTCGTAAGCCTCCACCCTGACGGTGAAGGAGCTCAGGGGCCCCTCTACCCTCAGCCCCCTGGCTCTCACGGCTTCTACGTGGGCCCTCCTAGCCACTATCGCTACGTGCCACCCCTGCTTAGCTAAGAAGCCGGCGAAGAGGCTGCCTATGGAGCCAGCCCCCATGACCAGGGCCCTCAAGGGCTCACCCTATGATCTTCTCCCACTTCTTCAACCTCAATACCTGTGAGAGCGTGCTTCCTCTACGAATCTCCTCCCTCACCCTGTTCTCCTTCTCTAAGACATCTAGGGCCCTGTTAGCTACCTCTACTGCTACCTCGCTGGGCACCACGACAACGCCGTTGTCGTCCCCAATAACCCAGTCCCCAGGCCTTACTCTAACCCCTCCGCAAGTTATCTCTACTCCTACCTCCCCGAAGCCCTTGGGGTCGCCGGCCGTAGGGCTAATGTGGCGGGCGAAGACTGGGAAGCCGAGCTTCCTTATCTCGTCGACGTCCCTCACTGCCCCGTCCACCACAACCCCCCTAATACCTTTGACTGCGCAGCTCCACGTAGCCAGCTCCCCCCAAACCGCCTTATCGCTACCCGAGGCGTCGATCACTATGACGCTGCCCGGCGGAGCTTGGTCTATGGCCTCAACGGGCTTAGCCCAGTCGCCTGGGTAGGTTCTGACAGTAAAGGCCCTCCCGGCCATCTTAGCGCCTTGGGTTACTGGCTTCACCCCCTTCATCTCACCCCTCCTATGCATGGCGTCGGAGATGTTCGGGGTCGATGCCTTTAGGAAGGCGGCCTCCAGCTCCTCCTCGCCATACTTCTTGTAGAGCTCGGTGCGCACCGGCCTCCTTGAAAGCATGGCTTGCTTAATAGCTCTGGCAGCCTCCTCAGCCCTCTCAGCCTTAGTAATCGCCCCTCCGACTATGACTATGCTAGCCCCCAGCTCAACCGCCTTAGCCGCCGTCTCGCTATTAATCCCGCCAGCTATCGCCACCGGCACCTTGCTTCGCGAAGCTACTTTAGAGAGCACTTCGAGCGGATTTACCCCCTTCATCTGCTGGTCTATGCCCACGTGTACACATACGTAATCTACCCCGAGCTCTTCTAAGCGCCAAGCCCTCTCAACGGGGCCCTCGACGTTAAGGAGGTCCACCATGACCCTAGAGCCATACCTACGGGCAGCGTCTACGGCCTCTCTTACCGTCGAGTCGTCAGCGACGCCTAGGACTATGACCACGTCGGCCCCGGCCTTCGAGGCCATCTCTACTTCAGCCGCCCCCGTGTCGATAGTCTTTAAGTCGGCGACGATCACCCTACCCTGAAACCTCCGCCTAAACTCCCTAACGGCGTTAAGCCCCTCGCTCTTAATTAGAGGAGTGCCCACTTCTAGCCAGTCTACTCCTCCACGCAGGGCTTCCTCAGCTACCTCCACCGCCCTGTCTAGGTCGACGAAGTCTAGGGCTAGCTGAAGGACTGGGTTTGAGGGGCTGGGCTGCTCAATCAACAGAGCTCCACCAACCTAGCCCCCTCATTATCTACCTCAGCCCACAGGGGCTCAATACACAGCGTTCGTCTAAACGCCCTTACTACTTCGCTTAAGTCGCTCGCCCTCGCCAGCGTAAACGCGACCTTCTTCTTTACCGATAGCCC belongs to Candidatus Nezhaarchaeota archaeon and includes:
- a CDS encoding orotidine 5'-phosphate decarboxylase gives rise to the protein MIEQPSPSNPVLQLALDFVDLDRAVEVAEEALRGGVDWLEVGTPLIKSEGLNAVREFRRRFQGRVIVADLKTIDTGAAEVEMASKAGADVVIVLGVADDSTVREAVDAARRYGSRVMVDLLNVEGPVERAWRLEELGVDYVCVHVGIDQQMKGVNPLEVLSKVASRSKVPVAIAGGINSETAAKAVELGASIVIVGGAITKAERAEEAARAIKQAMLSRRPVRTELYKKYGEEELEAAFLKASTPNISDAMHRRGEMKGVKPVTQGAKMAGRAFTVRTYPGDWAKPVEAIDQAPPGSVIVIDASGSDKAVWGELATWSCAVKGIRGVVVDGAVRDVDEIRKLGFPVFARHISPTAGDPKGFGEVGVEITCGGVRVRPGDWVIGDDNGVVVVPSEVAVEVANRALDVLEKENRVREEIRRGSTLSQVLRLKKWEKIIG
- the mfnA gene encoding tyrosine decarboxylase MfnA, with the protein product MEEEGVKASKVLAELKERLKEDATYSSGRILGSMCTKPHPLARKVFYRYMEKNLGDPGLFKATAEIEREAVSMLAKLLHCPSDAGFIVSGGTEANILALWSAREATGRRKVIAPATAHASIAKAASMLRMELIEAPVTEDGAVDVGAVERLASQEVAAVVGVAGSTDLGSVDPIRELSEVSLRHGAQLHVDAAFGGLVLPFLRELGYPVPDFDFKVPGVCSVTVDPHKMGMAPIPAGGILFRSWDLAKPTATYLPYLSGGGATLFTLTGTRPGASALAVWALFKHLGREGYRKVVAKCMELTSYLANEVEKVDGARLVRRPLMNVVGIAFDNYPAEAVASKLRQLGWAVSTARGFLRIVVMPHVRRSHVDRFIRDLRRTLREPP
- a CDS encoding 4-phosphopantoate--beta-alanine ligase, with translation MEELEVPLSHPRAESLRIRHRLIEGFRRGLVAEAGLIAHGRGEALDYLLGEATQPFAVEAAKAGVAYLLLAERPVVSVNGNAAALVAEDLVKLAKVVGARLEVNLFYRSYEREALIASELRKAGAEEVLGVGEAASATIPELHSHRRRVDPRGILAADVVLVPLEDGDRTEALRRMGKVVVAVDLNPLSRTAKAANVTVVDNIVRAVPLMVKLAEEMRSWSREELRKVADAYDNEGALSQALLSIKSRLSSLAGLGSLL
- a CDS encoding 2-dehydropantoate 2-reductase is translated as MRALVMGAGSIGSLFAGFLAKQGWHVAIVARRAHVEAVRARGLRVEGPLSSFTVRVEAYEDASYIKGGFDLVLITVKAYDTGQASLQVKHLVKLGAVPLCLQNGLGVEREASRLLETRVFRAVTNNGALLSEPGLVKHTGAGETVISTGHPALEKFADALNASGLPARVVEDMEGAVWLKTLINAGINPLGALTGLRNGELLEAGWLRELMRRVVEEGWMVASKKGVELSEDPVEAAFRVAKATAGNKNSMLQDLEKGRRTEVDYINGAIAREAEELGIEAPLNKALTLLIKAMEARPWRS
- the mgtE gene encoding magnesium transporter; translation: MSRPNQRDLELLYKRLRELIDQGRVEEAAEAFDSLDPPSAYAIVVRLGDDERYRLLTKSNLTSLLEVLDKLPDDVLYEILVVKGVGSLPKILSSLPIDEAADVLRRLPPRYRNKIIEAMPKELSDEVVKLLKYPPESVGSVMTPQVPVFNWNVKVGDAIASYVSRDKLGLYDRHHYIYVVDDGGGLVGWVDVKSFLTKPRDSLLKAYAQKPPVVVDVLEDREHAVRAALKYDLSEVPVVNENGKFLGVVTLDDVLDVLVTEYSEDLLKYGGFIETVRGSYIAAPPLRLTLKRIPMILYLYLMNAITGTIVASFADIIERVAILAAFLPMLADNSGNIGAQSSTIILRGLALGELRLSKSDILRVLFKEMLVSTFMLILLGPMAFAIAFGVVMFITASMSSALNVASIVLVALVISCYIADMVGAFLPIALAKLSVDPAVASAPLITTIGDIATVATYFWVAVSLLATVAA